A DNA window from Roseovarius sp. Pro17 contains the following coding sequences:
- a CDS encoding DsbA family protein: MNRTAILTGVGVIVAGAALTWVIAPDDEAPPPAQPAAETSQSLDAETSQADAPEIGQLDDEAFGARVRNYLLTNPEVIFEAAAIMEQRQQELQSANDGDLIEQHADAIFDDGHSWAGGNLDGDVTIVEFMDYRCGYCRRAFPEVEELIASDGNIRIIIKEFPILGEQSTIAAQFAIATQQKLGDDAYKALHNAMMTYKGDMAVPALTRLAETLDLDAAAIVDHMDSDEVSKVIADNRALGQALQISGTPSFIMQDQVLRGYVPLEGMQDIVEDIRG; encoded by the coding sequence ATGAACCGCACCGCCATTCTGACCGGGGTCGGCGTGATCGTCGCCGGCGCAGCGTTGACTTGGGTCATAGCACCGGACGACGAAGCCCCGCCACCCGCGCAACCCGCCGCCGAGACCAGCCAGTCGCTTGACGCCGAAACCTCGCAGGCGGACGCCCCCGAGATCGGCCAACTGGACGACGAGGCGTTCGGCGCGCGCGTGCGCAACTATCTGCTGACAAATCCTGAGGTGATCTTCGAGGCCGCGGCCATCATGGAGCAGCGCCAGCAGGAGCTGCAAAGCGCGAATGACGGTGATCTGATCGAACAGCACGCGGACGCGATCTTTGACGACGGCCATTCCTGGGCCGGCGGCAACCTGGATGGCGACGTCACCATCGTCGAGTTCATGGATTACCGCTGTGGCTATTGCCGCCGGGCATTTCCCGAAGTCGAGGAACTGATCGCCAGCGATGGCAACATTCGCATCATCATCAAGGAATTCCCGATTCTGGGCGAGCAGTCGACAATCGCGGCTCAGTTTGCCATCGCAACCCAGCAGAAATTGGGCGACGACGCCTACAAGGCGCTGCACAACGCGATGATGACCTACAAGGGCGACATGGCCGTGCCCGCGCTGACCCGCCTAGCCGAAACGTTGGACCTGGATGCGGCCGCGATCGTGGACCACATGGACAGCGACGAGGTGTCCAAGGTGATCGCAGATAACCGCGCGCTGGGTCAGGCGCTGCAAATCTCGGGCACGCCGTCGTTCATCATGCAGGATCAGGTCCTGCGCGGCTATGTCCCTCTGGAAGGGATGCAGGATATCGTCGAGGATATTCGCGGCTAA
- a CDS encoding N-acetylmuramoyl-L-alanine amidase: MRNWILALALALSGAGAAAQQSDFGALARLDPDASAITSEHGAINVDLALSQGVPFRIFSLDAPARIVVDFREVDWVGTLGPELLQTDLVLSARVGGFRPGWSRMVLELAGPYALVQAALIGDAPGNGAQLKLVLERTTQEVFAAGAGVPHQPGWDLPEAADVGVIASREAGGPLVIVLDPGHGGIDPGADEGDTIEKDLMLSFARELKEALLRRGDTQVVLTREDDSFVSLERRVAIAHGANADLFLSLHADSLGEGMARGATIYKLGADASDAASAALAERHDRADMLAGIDLSGTDDVVADVLMDLARMETQPRAEHLARALLLGLEEEGLPLNSHPIRSASFSVLKSPDIPSLLLELGFLSSGRDLGNLTDPAWRARMARAITDGVDAWIIADAANSALVRQ; the protein is encoded by the coding sequence ATGAGAAACTGGATCCTTGCCCTCGCGCTGGCGCTGAGCGGCGCTGGCGCGGCGGCGCAGCAGAGCGATTTTGGTGCATTGGCACGCCTCGACCCAGACGCCAGCGCCATCACGTCCGAGCATGGCGCGATCAACGTTGATCTGGCGCTTAGCCAAGGGGTGCCATTCCGCATATTCAGCCTCGACGCGCCCGCAAGGATCGTCGTCGACTTCCGCGAGGTGGATTGGGTCGGCACGCTGGGCCCTGAGCTATTGCAAACCGATCTGGTTTTGTCGGCCCGCGTCGGCGGTTTTCGTCCCGGCTGGTCGCGGATGGTGCTGGAGCTGGCTGGCCCTTATGCGCTGGTGCAGGCGGCGCTGATTGGTGACGCACCCGGCAACGGTGCGCAGCTGAAATTGGTGTTGGAGCGGACCACGCAAGAGGTCTTTGCCGCAGGTGCAGGAGTGCCGCATCAACCCGGCTGGGATCTGCCCGAGGCCGCCGATGTGGGCGTCATCGCATCGCGCGAGGCGGGCGGGCCCCTGGTCATCGTGCTGGATCCCGGTCACGGCGGAATCGATCCTGGCGCAGATGAGGGTGACACGATTGAGAAGGATTTGATGCTCAGCTTCGCGCGTGAGCTGAAAGAGGCGCTGCTGCGTAGGGGTGATACGCAAGTCGTGCTGACACGTGAGGATGACAGCTTTGTCTCGCTGGAACGGCGCGTGGCCATTGCACATGGTGCAAATGCGGATTTGTTCCTGTCGCTGCACGCAGATTCGCTGGGCGAGGGGATGGCGCGCGGCGCCACGATCTATAAGCTGGGCGCAGATGCCAGCGACGCCGCCAGCGCCGCGCTGGCCGAACGGCACGACCGCGCCGACATGCTGGCGGGTATCGACCTCAGCGGCACTGATGACGTCGTCGCCGACGTGTTGATGGACCTCGCCCGGATGGAAACGCAGCCTCGCGCCGAGCATTTGGCACGCGCCCTGCTGCTGGGCCTTGAGGAGGAAGGGCTGCCGCTGAATTCGCACCCGATCCGCAGCGCCAGCTTTTCAGTGCTAAAATCGCCCGACATCCCGTCTTTGCTGCTGGAACTGGGATTCTTGTCCAGCGGGCGTGATCTGGGCAATCTGACCGATCCCGCATGGCGCGCCCGTATGGCGCGGGCCATTACCGATGGCGTCGATGCCTGGATCATCGCCGATGCGGCCAATTCAGCGCTGGTGCGCCAGTGA
- a CDS encoding PBP1A family penicillin-binding protein, with amino-acid sequence MLRHILTFFGSIFSLLTMGLMMIAISIGAIFYIYGRDLPSHQSLANYTPPTISRIFSGEGRIIDEFSRERRLYTPAEEIPAMIKQAIISAEDKNFYSHGGYDARGIAVAIVEAIRTRGATVRGASTIPQQVVKNFLLSGDRKIERKIKEIILATRIEEALSKEKILELYLNEIFLGQNSYGVTAAAQTYFNKSLNELAPHEAAFLASMPKEPSNFHPVRNKERLLERRNYVLREMQQNGYLTKAVYDTEVEQPLRSVQNGDFEPFSAALPPRDYFTDEIRRQLSRDFGEGEFFSGGFTVRATIDPEMQVEAAAALQGKLEQYDRNLGRWRGTGKSVPPEALESEEAWRAALADVSVARDVNLDGEWYPAVILGIEDQQMRIGIEGVEATEAEPQVIPRDDIGWLPKNFQQTFEVGQVVHVRRMTDGGNFVRWTLRQVPQVQGGFMAMDVNTGRVIAMQGGFSYQNSVFNRATQAKRQPGSSFKPFVYAAALDSGYSPATIVVDAPIEVNTPQGLWRPRNSSNRFYGPTPLRTGIEQSRNLMTVRLAQEVGMDTVAAYAERFGVYDNMGPFLANALGSEESTVYRMVAAYAMFANGGERVEPTLVDRVQDRYGRTVYRHDERTCTDCDDPGIAPGRGPRIVSNRERVIDGITAYQLTSMLQGVVQRGTAAGNVNLSVPVAGKTGTTNDARDVWFIGFTSNIVAGCYIGYDQPRSLGRSAYGAGMCGPVFTQFMRKATAKYGGGEFAIPPGGHFIKIDRFSGARLADNASGANVVAEYFRDGEDPIFGLAFDGGFAMGTDLELFREGSGEQVRDVTTSSGQTGKVGKKATFGSMSSGGLY; translated from the coding sequence GTGCTTAGACATATCCTGACATTCTTCGGGTCTATCTTCAGCTTGCTGACGATGGGCCTGATGATGATTGCAATCAGCATTGGCGCGATCTTTTACATCTATGGTCGCGACCTGCCGTCGCACCAGAGCCTCGCCAATTATACCCCGCCCACGATCAGCCGAATCTTTTCGGGCGAGGGGCGCATAATCGACGAATTCAGTCGCGAGCGACGCCTTTATACCCCTGCCGAGGAAATCCCGGCGATGATCAAGCAAGCGATCATTTCCGCCGAGGACAAGAATTTCTACTCCCATGGCGGCTATGATGCGCGCGGTATCGCCGTCGCGATCGTTGAGGCAATCAGAACGCGCGGGGCCACCGTGCGCGGCGCCTCGACCATTCCTCAGCAGGTGGTCAAGAATTTCCTGCTCTCGGGCGACCGCAAGATCGAGCGCAAGATCAAGGAGATCATCCTAGCGACCCGTATCGAAGAGGCGCTCAGCAAGGAAAAGATCCTCGAGCTTTATCTCAACGAGATTTTTCTGGGGCAAAACAGCTATGGCGTGACCGCCGCTGCGCAGACGTATTTTAACAAATCCCTCAATGAGTTGGCCCCGCACGAGGCCGCATTCCTCGCCTCAATGCCGAAGGAGCCCAGCAATTTTCACCCGGTGCGCAACAAGGAGCGTCTGCTGGAGCGGCGCAACTATGTTTTGCGCGAGATGCAGCAGAATGGCTACCTCACCAAGGCCGTCTACGACACCGAGGTCGAACAGCCGCTGCGCAGTGTGCAAAATGGCGATTTTGAGCCGTTCTCGGCCGCGTTGCCGCCCCGCGACTATTTCACGGACGAGATTCGCCGCCAGCTAAGCCGCGATTTCGGCGAGGGCGAATTCTTTTCGGGTGGCTTTACCGTGCGTGCGACCATCGACCCTGAAATGCAGGTCGAGGCCGCAGCCGCGCTGCAAGGCAAGCTGGAGCAGTATGACCGCAATCTGGGCCGCTGGCGCGGCACCGGCAAGAGCGTGCCCCCCGAAGCACTGGAGAGCGAAGAAGCATGGCGCGCCGCACTGGCCGATGTGTCGGTGGCGCGCGACGTCAATCTGGATGGCGAGTGGTATCCCGCTGTCATTCTGGGCATTGAGGACCAGCAGATGCGCATCGGCATCGAGGGTGTCGAGGCGACCGAGGCGGAGCCGCAGGTCATTCCGCGCGACGATATTGGGTGGCTGCCAAAGAATTTTCAGCAGACGTTTGAAGTAGGGCAGGTCGTGCATGTGCGCCGCATGACCGACGGTGGCAATTTCGTCCGCTGGACACTGCGGCAGGTGCCGCAGGTGCAGGGCGGTTTCATGGCGATGGACGTCAATACCGGTCGTGTTATCGCGATGCAGGGCGGATTTTCCTATCAGAACTCGGTCTTTAACCGCGCGACGCAGGCGAAACGTCAGCCCGGCTCCAGCTTCAAGCCGTTCGTCTATGCGGCGGCTCTCGACAGCGGCTACAGCCCCGCCACCATCGTGGTGGACGCCCCGATCGAGGTGAACACGCCGCAAGGGCTCTGGCGGCCGCGCAACTCTTCGAACAGGTTTTACGGCCCCACACCTCTGCGCACAGGGATCGAACAGTCACGAAACCTGATGACCGTCCGCCTCGCGCAAGAGGTGGGAATGGACACGGTCGCGGCCTACGCCGAGCGGTTCGGCGTCTATGACAATATGGGACCGTTTCTGGCCAATGCCCTCGGCAGCGAGGAATCGACAGTCTACCGCATGGTCGCGGCATATGCGATGTTTGCCAATGGTGGCGAGCGCGTCGAGCCGACGTTGGTCGACCGCGTGCAGGACCGCTACGGGCGCACCGTCTATCGCCATGACGAGCGGACATGCACCGATTGCGATGATCCGGGCATCGCGCCGGGTCGCGGCCCGCGCATCGTGTCCAATCGCGAGCGTGTGATCGACGGGATCACCGCATATCAGCTGACCTCGATGTTGCAGGGCGTCGTGCAGCGGGGCACGGCGGCGGGCAACGTCAACCTCAGCGTGCCCGTCGCGGGCAAGACCGGCACGACCAACGACGCGCGCGACGTGTGGTTCATCGGCTTTACTAGCAACATCGTTGCTGGGTGCTATATCGGCTACGACCAGCCCCGCAGTCTGGGGCGCAGCGCCTATGGCGCGGGCATGTGCGGGCCGGTCTTTACCCAGTTCATGCGCAAGGCGACGGCAAAATATGGCGGCGGCGAATTTGCCATTCCCCCCGGCGGCCACTTTATCAAGATCGACCGCTTTAGCGGTGCGCGGCTGGCCGACAACGCCTCGGGGGCGAACGTCGTGGCCGAGTATTTCCGCGATGGCGAGGATCCGATCTTTGGTCTGGCCTTCGACGGCGGATTTGCGATGGGCACGGACCTCGAGCTGTTTCGTGAGGGGAGTGGCGAGCAGGTGCGCGACGTCACGACATCGAGCGGCCAGACTGGCAAAGTGGGCAAAAAGGCGACCTTCGGGTCGATGTCGTCCGGCGGGCTATACTAG